Proteins encoded by one window of Methylovirgula ligni:
- a CDS encoding NADPH-dependent FMN reductase — protein MPKIQVICGSVRPMRICLDTARWVVKVLPREADIELELVDLADWPLPMDDEPGIPARDPYVHEHTRAWSRKVAEAAAYIFVTPQYNWGYPAALKNALDHLYREWATKPAMIVSYGFHGGGKCAAQLREVLEGLHMRPVATMPALTLPSELKHGAPADVAFEAFTSAIPSVEQAFAELILMLGADHSPAL, from the coding sequence GTGCCCAAGATTCAGGTGATCTGCGGGAGCGTCCGCCCGATGCGGATTTGTCTCGACACTGCGCGCTGGGTGGTAAAAGTTCTGCCCCGGGAAGCCGATATCGAGCTTGAACTCGTCGACCTGGCCGATTGGCCGCTGCCGATGGACGATGAACCCGGCATTCCTGCCAGAGATCCCTATGTGCACGAGCACACGCGGGCCTGGAGCCGAAAGGTCGCCGAAGCCGCCGCCTATATATTCGTCACGCCTCAGTACAACTGGGGCTATCCGGCGGCGCTGAAGAACGCGCTCGATCATCTTTACAGGGAATGGGCGACGAAGCCGGCCATGATCGTCAGTTATGGCTTCCACGGCGGCGGCAAATGCGCCGCGCAATTGCGGGAGGTTCTGGAGGGTTTGCACATGCGCCCGGTCGCGACGATGCCGGCACTTACTTTGCCCTCCGAGCTGAAACATGGTGCGCCGGCAGATGTCGCGTTCGAGGCTTTCACGTCAGCGATACCGTCTGTGGAACAGGCGTTCGCGGAATTGATATTGATGCTCGGCGCCGATCACAGCCCGGCGCTCTAG
- a CDS encoding cation diffusion facilitator family transporter: MDQSQRIKERAALASIAASALLTLAKFTAALFSGSLALLSEAGNNLVDTGMSFIAFQAVRVAGKPADAEHNYGHGKVEALAALIETAFLFALAAFVVVEAALRLTHRSVKIDANALAFGVLIVSLVVDTARVYLLSRIARETKSEALAAEVVNFVSDIVGSSIALLGLVAARFGFMQGDAIAAIAVAIYIAIAGYRLARRTIDTLMDAAPQGAAARVRTAALGVPGVIAVENLRLRPVGAQVLGDIAISVPRTLSQDEVTAIKGNVGAAIATAQPETELTVETIPVALNDETVIERLLLIAARRHIAIHHVIVQQVCGKIALSCDIEVDGAMPLGQAHSIASGLEAEARKEFGPETEIDTHIEPLEPRELAGQDAPEDVRAAIANALSGAATDGIRDVHDVRVRETAAGLVVNYHCRANPRTSVAEVHRAVDKMEHEVRQQFSAISRLVGHAEPLRLSEDIAGV; encoded by the coding sequence ATGGACCAGTCCCAACGCATCAAGGAAAGAGCCGCCCTCGCCTCCATCGCCGCGAGCGCCCTGCTCACGCTCGCCAAATTCACCGCGGCGCTGTTCTCGGGCTCGCTGGCGCTGCTTTCTGAAGCCGGCAATAACCTGGTCGACACGGGGATGAGCTTCATCGCCTTCCAGGCGGTGCGTGTCGCCGGCAAGCCGGCGGACGCGGAGCATAATTACGGCCACGGCAAGGTCGAAGCGCTCGCGGCGCTCATCGAGACCGCGTTTCTCTTCGCGCTCGCGGCGTTTGTCGTCGTCGAGGCCGCGCTGCGGCTGACCCATCGCAGCGTCAAGATCGATGCCAACGCGCTGGCCTTTGGCGTGCTGATCGTCTCGCTTGTCGTGGATACGGCGCGCGTCTATCTGCTCTCGCGCATCGCCCGCGAGACGAAGAGCGAGGCCCTCGCGGCTGAAGTCGTCAATTTCGTTTCCGACATCGTCGGCTCGTCGATCGCTCTCCTCGGCCTCGTCGCCGCGCGCTTCGGCTTCATGCAGGGCGATGCCATCGCCGCCATCGCCGTCGCCATCTACATCGCGATCGCCGGCTATCGCCTCGCCCGCCGCACGATCGACACGCTCATGGATGCCGCGCCGCAAGGGGCCGCCGCGCGCGTGCGCACCGCGGCGCTTGGGGTTCCCGGGGTGATCGCGGTCGAGAACTTGCGGCTGCGCCCGGTCGGCGCCCAGGTGCTCGGCGATATCGCGATCAGCGTGCCGCGCACGCTCTCGCAAGACGAGGTGACGGCGATCAAGGGCAATGTCGGCGCGGCCATCGCGACGGCGCAGCCCGAAACCGAACTGACGGTGGAGACGATCCCGGTCGCGCTCAATGACGAGACGGTGATCGAACGGCTGCTGCTCATTGCGGCGCGGCGGCATATCGCCATCCATCACGTCATCGTCCAGCAGGTCTGCGGCAAGATCGCGCTTTCCTGCGATATCGAGGTCGATGGCGCCATGCCGCTCGGTCAGGCGCACAGCATCGCCTCAGGGCTCGAAGCCGAGGCGCGCAAGGAATTCGGCCCGGAGACCGAGATCGACACCCATATCGAGCCGCTGGAGCCGCGCGAACTTGCCGGGCAGGACGCACCGGAGGACGTCCGCGCCGCCATCGCCAACGCCCTTTCCGGGGCGGCTACCGATGGCATCCGCGATGTACATGACGTTCGCGTGCGCGAGACAGCGGCGGGGCTGGTGGTCAACTACCATTGCCGCGCCAATCCGCGCACGAGCGTCGCCGAGGTCCATCGCGCCGTCGATAAGATGGAGCATGAGGTGCGCCAGCAATTTTCCGCGATTTCGCGCCTCGTCGGTCATGCCGAGCCGCTGCGCCTGTCGGAAGACATTGCCGGCGTCTAG